The following proteins are encoded in a genomic region of Desulfobacterales bacterium:
- a CDS encoding adenylate/guanylate cyclase domain-containing protein encodes MREFLLDLSNTSRFDFQLWSAEKGLIFSSITQSSDKDAGNEFGAFHKKIICCDGFQQARFKKNGAVFGIQLRNGTDVMGSLVTVLPEFYGRPSLKNKDSTKLSNITEVRTFLIHLAQIVGSQLSSQTETEKMAEELGRSFEDMYLYSKIGVQTMPLNFSGKTLRTLIEDLLETMRADLAFAWFSENPDYNAAIASGQVSDIISDPAALVEALLNQIPTAVRASNEECFIVNDSGNDPLYRKLHPQPFRFLSVTIETKDHLYGWMGLLSFNMKEFFRQSELKLLKSLASASAVAFENSRLYFESLQMAKKERYVRNIFQKYVPEAVAQKILDRGDRDLITLGEKRMVTLLNVDMRGYSRMSKKLQSEDVVSVLNYFFMTMGSAILKHNGILDKFLGDGILAVFGAPVESENTSLDAALAALEMREEVEKVNAFARENYGVSLAMGVSINTGEAIVGNIGFEKKMEYTVIGGVVNDTFRIQDFTREKPNSILVSKSTHTKIKSVISTRSLGVKTLGANESRMEVFEVVGRREPPAGKA; translated from the coding sequence ATGCGAGAGTTTCTTTTAGACCTGTCTAATACCAGCCGGTTTGACTTTCAGTTATGGTCCGCAGAGAAGGGACTGATATTTTCTTCTATTACTCAGTCGTCCGACAAAGACGCCGGCAACGAATTCGGTGCGTTTCATAAGAAAATCATTTGCTGCGACGGATTCCAGCAAGCCCGGTTTAAGAAAAACGGTGCTGTTTTCGGTATTCAACTGAGGAATGGAACCGATGTGATGGGTTCTTTGGTAACGGTTCTGCCAGAATTTTACGGCCGCCCGTCATTGAAAAATAAAGATTCCACGAAGCTGTCGAACATCACTGAAGTCCGGACGTTTCTCATCCATCTTGCCCAGATCGTTGGATCTCAACTGTCCAGCCAGACCGAAACCGAAAAAATGGCCGAAGAACTGGGCCGGAGTTTCGAGGACATGTATCTGTATTCCAAGATCGGGGTCCAAACCATGCCGTTGAATTTTTCGGGCAAAACACTCCGTACGCTGATTGAAGACCTCCTTGAAACGATGCGTGCGGACCTGGCTTTTGCCTGGTTTAGTGAGAATCCGGATTACAACGCCGCCATCGCATCAGGGCAGGTGTCAGATATAATTTCCGATCCGGCCGCTTTGGTAGAAGCTTTACTGAACCAAATACCCACTGCTGTGCGCGCTTCAAATGAAGAGTGTTTTATTGTCAACGATTCCGGAAATGATCCGTTATACCGGAAGCTGCACCCGCAACCCTTTCGCTTTCTTAGCGTCACCATAGAAACCAAAGATCATCTCTATGGCTGGATGGGGCTGCTTTCATTCAATATGAAAGAATTCTTCCGGCAAAGCGAATTAAAGCTTTTAAAGTCCCTGGCCTCCGCTTCGGCCGTAGCATTCGAAAACTCCCGGCTGTATTTTGAATCGCTGCAGATGGCAAAGAAGGAACGCTACGTGCGCAATATTTTTCAAAAATACGTTCCCGAAGCGGTGGCCCAAAAAATATTAGACCGGGGCGATCGCGACCTCATTACCCTGGGTGAAAAAAGGATGGTCACCCTTCTGAATGTGGACATGCGCGGATATTCACGCATGTCTAAAAAACTGCAGAGCGAAGATGTGGTATCGGTACTCAATTATTTTTTTATGACCATGGGCTCGGCGATTTTAAAGCACAACGGCATTCTGGATAAATTCCTGGGGGACGGGATTCTGGCGGTTTTCGGTGCGCCGGTTGAAAGTGAAAACACCTCCCTCGATGCGGCCCTGGCGGCACTGGAAATGCGGGAAGAAGTTGAAAAGGTGAATGCTTTTGCCCGGGAGAACTATGGCGTATCCTTGGCCATGGGCGTCAGCATCAATACGGGTGAGGCCATCGTCGGAAATATCGGTTTTGAAAAGAAAATGGAATATACAGTCATCGGCGGCGTAGTCAACGACACGTTCCGCATTCAGGATTTTACCCGGGAAAAGCCCAACTCAATCCTGGTCAGCAAGTCAACCCACACAAAAATAAAATCTGTTATTTCTACACGATCGCTGGGCGTGAAGACACTGGGCGCCAATGAAAGCCGGATGGAGGTTTTTGAGGTGGTGGGACGGCGTGAACCGCCGGCCGGCAAAGCTTGA
- the pilM gene encoding pilus assembly protein PilM: MLGHNETYPIGIDIDDRHVYAAQFQQTRQGPAVRDLFYWKLNEQQTDSPEWEVTLISALKAAAKNKRFRGKRAAIHLPARHLNCFPISFRIDAGETIDMAIARECRKHLSFSLENAIIDYSSLIEVPSEEKQRFKAYIISAHRDQIDRHVRLLKRAGLSAETIDFDLSSLLRLHHYLYPLGDEPVVLCNIGQRQTLIAIVTKDSILARRTTTWGIQGLFNRLETNLELPSDSHQSAEMLAMYGLRYDDHIQQPVDSGNGKNGRSGDGIEIYRTLFQILSPYVDVLVHELYQIFGYARSNQSGIRFEKIFLYGQVNSVGALDRYLEAHLGIPTESINPILKLNMADGRQLPDTDRGASFSLALGLALRKVTWL, from the coding sequence ATGCTTGGACATAACGAAACATACCCCATCGGCATTGACATCGACGATCGGCATGTCTATGCCGCCCAATTCCAACAAACCCGGCAGGGGCCGGCGGTACGCGACTTATTTTATTGGAAATTGAACGAACAGCAGACGGACAGTCCGGAATGGGAGGTCACCCTCATTTCCGCTTTAAAAGCAGCCGCTAAAAACAAACGGTTTCGCGGCAAACGGGCGGCCATCCATCTTCCCGCCAGACATTTGAATTGTTTTCCGATATCTTTCAGGATCGATGCCGGGGAAACCATCGACATGGCGATTGCCCGGGAGTGTCGTAAGCATCTCTCTTTTTCTCTTGAAAATGCTATCATCGATTATTCCAGCCTGATCGAAGTTCCCTCCGAGGAAAAGCAAAGGTTTAAAGCCTATATTATCTCTGCCCACCGCGACCAGATTGATCGCCATGTCCGGCTGCTGAAACGGGCCGGCCTTTCGGCCGAAACGATCGATTTTGACCTGTCATCCCTTCTGCGGCTGCACCATTATCTATATCCCCTGGGCGATGAACCGGTTGTTTTATGCAATATCGGGCAGCGCCAGACCCTGATCGCCATCGTTACCAAAGACAGCATCCTGGCGAGACGAACGACGACTTGGGGCATACAGGGGCTTTTCAATCGACTGGAGACCAACCTTGAACTCCCCAGTGACAGCCATCAGTCAGCCGAGATGCTTGCAATGTATGGCCTCAGGTATGACGATCACATTCAGCAACCTGTCGATTCGGGAAACGGCAAAAATGGAAGGTCGGGAGACGGCATCGAAATTTACCGGACGCTTTTCCAGATTCTGTCGCCGTATGTGGATGTGCTGGTTCATGAACTTTACCAGATTTTCGGTTATGCCCGATCGAATCAATCGGGCATCCGCTTTGAAAAAATCTTTTTGTACGGTCAGGTAAATTCGGTGGGGGCACTGGACCGGTACCTGGAAGCTCACCTCGGTATTCCGACGGAATCGATAAACCCGATACTAAAACTGAACATGGCGGACGGTAGACAGCTCCCGGATACGGACAGGGGTGCATCCTTTTCTCTGGCTCTCGGACTCGCATTGCGGAAAGTGACATGGCTTTAA
- the pilO gene encoding type 4a pilus biogenesis protein PilO, with product MITISIKQLDRACLITVVIVSLVCGFVAVRHVTNKKRFFETERNVLLNKMKEINLAATNLETLQVNLTDIKKELSDLNERIPETGKIGLLLQQIDALMKRHEITLISIEPLPVSQDKIYLRNPIKLLFKGSFVNSLHLIRNLEGMNRIMVMETLTITREEISDQCQVELTTTVFERPKAI from the coding sequence ATGATAACCATAAGCATTAAACAGTTGGACCGGGCATGCCTTATCACCGTCGTTATCGTTTCGCTGGTATGCGGCTTTGTGGCCGTGCGCCATGTCACAAATAAAAAGCGTTTTTTTGAAACTGAAAGAAACGTACTTTTAAATAAGATGAAGGAAATCAACCTGGCGGCAACAAACCTGGAGACGCTTCAGGTTAACCTGACAGATATCAAAAAAGAACTGAGTGATTTAAACGAACGGATTCCGGAGACCGGTAAGATCGGATTGTTATTACAACAGATCGATGCCTTGATGAAGCGGCATGAAATCACCCTGATCAGCATAGAACCCTTACCCGTCAGCCAGGATAAAATATATCTTAGAAATCCCATTAAACTCTTGTTCAAGGGAAGCTTTGTCAACAGTCTTCATTTGATCCGTAATCTTGAAGGAATGAATCGTATCATGGTCATGGAAACTTTAACCATCACCAGAGAGGAAATTTCGGATCAGTGCCAGGTTGAATTAACGACTACTGTTTTCGAACGTCCCAAGGCGATCTGA
- a CDS encoding PilN domain-containing protein, producing MALREVNLIPAEMLYKKHVARHLFLWAGSLVLTLGLIFGFYQYQLHAVLLKNRPKTTLEDMHIQLGATIAEIKISQQEIEQLSRQDAFLRTLNTNQPFSEVLLKLSDIINAQTWLTRLTIHSSPENESVAAALQLYGYSLSNDHVGNFLNRLSEAPLFHNVVLRYAREAQNIQSPRDSESKLKVIQFQIDCDTPRFKSN from the coding sequence ATGGCTTTAAGAGAAGTCAATTTAATTCCAGCGGAAATGCTTTACAAAAAACATGTCGCCCGTCACCTATTTTTATGGGCCGGTTCTCTGGTGCTTACCCTGGGCCTGATTTTCGGATTTTATCAATACCAACTCCATGCGGTGCTGCTGAAAAACCGTCCGAAGACAACCCTCGAGGACATGCATATCCAGTTGGGCGCAACCATCGCCGAAATCAAGATTTCCCAGCAGGAAATTGAACAGTTGAGCCGGCAGGATGCTTTCCTGAGAACGCTCAACACAAATCAGCCGTTTTCAGAGGTGCTCCTGAAATTGTCGGATATTATCAATGCCCAGACCTGGCTCACAAGGCTGACCATTCACAGCAGCCCTGAAAATGAATCTGTCGCCGCCGCCTTACAACTTTACGGGTATTCCCTGTCTAACGACCATGTCGGAAATTTTTTAAACCGGCTCTCAGAGGCCCCGCTGTTCCATAACGTGGTGCTCAGATATGCCAGGGAAGCCCAGAATATTCAGTCACCCCGAGATTCGGAATCAAAGTTAAAAGTTATTCAGTTTCAGATTGATTGTGACACCCCAAGGTTTAAAAGCAATTGA